A genomic segment from Tessaracoccus defluvii encodes:
- the eno gene encoding phosphopyruvate hydratase translates to MASIEFIQAREILDSRGNPTIEVEVELDSGASGRAAVPSGASTGAFEAVELRDGDKGRYGGKGVLTAVKNAAEIIGEEILGLEADEQRLVDQAMLELDGTDNKAKLGANAILGVSLAVAHAAAEEAGLPLYKYVGGPNAHILPVPMMNILNGGSHADSNVDVQEFMIAPIGAESFAQALEMGASVYHELKKVLKARGLSTGLGDEGGFAPNLDSNREALDLIITAITDAGYQPGSDIALAMDVAASEFFEDGSYNFEGEKKSSEEMVAYYEDLVKFYPLVSIEDPLNEEDWDGWKLMTDRLGDKVQIVGDDLFVTNVTRLQRGIDTNTANALLVKVNQIGSLTETIDAVDLAHRNGFRTMMSHRSGETEDVTIADLAVALGCGQIKSGAPARTDRVAKYNQLLRIEDDLDEAAVYAGRSAFPRFKG, encoded by the coding sequence ATGGCATCCATCGAATTCATCCAGGCGCGCGAGATCCTCGATTCGCGCGGCAACCCGACCATCGAGGTCGAGGTTGAGCTTGACTCCGGCGCCAGCGGCCGCGCCGCCGTCCCCTCGGGTGCCTCGACCGGCGCCTTCGAGGCCGTTGAGCTCCGTGACGGCGACAAGGGCCGCTACGGCGGCAAGGGCGTCCTCACCGCCGTCAAGAACGCCGCTGAGATCATCGGCGAGGAGATCCTCGGCCTCGAGGCCGACGAGCAGCGTCTCGTCGACCAGGCGATGCTCGAGCTCGACGGCACCGACAACAAGGCGAAGCTCGGCGCCAACGCCATCCTCGGCGTCTCGCTGGCCGTCGCGCACGCCGCCGCCGAAGAGGCCGGCCTGCCGCTGTACAAGTACGTCGGTGGCCCCAACGCGCACATCCTGCCCGTTCCGATGATGAACATCCTGAACGGTGGCTCGCACGCCGACTCGAACGTCGACGTCCAGGAGTTCATGATCGCCCCCATTGGTGCCGAGAGCTTCGCTCAGGCCCTCGAGATGGGCGCCAGCGTCTACCACGAGCTGAAGAAGGTCCTCAAGGCCCGCGGCCTGTCGACCGGCCTCGGCGACGAGGGCGGCTTCGCCCCGAACCTGGACAGCAACCGTGAGGCCCTCGACCTCATCATCACCGCGATCACGGACGCCGGCTACCAGCCCGGCTCCGACATTGCGCTGGCGATGGACGTCGCGGCCTCCGAGTTCTTCGAGGACGGCTCCTACAACTTCGAGGGCGAGAAGAAGTCCTCCGAAGAGATGGTGGCGTACTACGAGGACCTCGTGAAGTTCTACCCGCTGGTCTCCATCGAGGACCCGCTGAACGAAGAGGACTGGGACGGCTGGAAGCTGATGACCGATCGTCTCGGCGACAAGGTCCAGATCGTCGGCGACGACCTGTTCGTCACCAACGTCACCCGCCTGCAGCGTGGTATCGACACGAACACCGCCAACGCGCTGCTCGTGAAGGTCAACCAGATCGGCTCGCTGACCGAGACTATCGACGCTGTCGACCTCGCGCACCGCAACGGGTTCCGCACCATGATGTCGCACCGCTCCGGTGAGACCGAGGACGTCACCATCGCCGACCTGGCGGTTGCCCTGGGCTGTGGCCAGATCAAGTCGGGCGCCCCCGCGCGCACCGACCGCGTCGCCAAGTACAACCAGCTCCTCCGTATCGAGGACGACCTGGACGAGGCCGCGGTGTACGCGGGTCGTTCGGCCTTCCCGCGTTTCAAGGGCTGA
- a CDS encoding MazG family protein has protein sequence MDRLRAECPWDAQQTHRSLLKHLIEESAEVVDAVETGDDDDLREELGDLLLQVYFHARIAQDDGRFDLEDVARGIADKLVRRHPHVFDGAEVPDDMWRSWEERKRAEKGRTSSLEGIADSLSALARTQKVVSRARSHRVAVELPSEPVTAAEVGEGIAVLVARAEASGVDADAAVREALRALEARVRDAEA, from the coding sequence ATGGACCGGCTCCGGGCCGAATGCCCGTGGGATGCGCAGCAGACGCACCGCTCGCTGCTCAAGCACCTGATCGAGGAGTCCGCCGAGGTGGTCGACGCCGTCGAGACGGGTGACGACGACGACCTGCGCGAGGAACTGGGCGACCTGCTCCTGCAGGTCTACTTCCACGCCCGGATCGCCCAGGACGACGGGCGTTTCGACCTCGAGGACGTCGCCCGCGGCATCGCGGACAAGCTCGTCCGCCGTCACCCCCACGTGTTCGACGGCGCCGAGGTGCCCGACGACATGTGGCGCTCCTGGGAGGAACGCAAGCGCGCCGAGAAGGGCCGCACCTCGTCGCTGGAGGGCATCGCCGACTCGCTCAGCGCCCTGGCCCGCACCCAGAAGGTGGTCTCCCGCGCGCGCAGTCACCGCGTCGCCGTCGAGCTGCCCTCTGAGCCCGTCACGGCCGCCGAGGTCGGTGAAGGGATCGCGGTGCTCGTCGCCCGAGCCGAGGCGAGTGGCGTCGACGCGGACGCTGCCGTCAGGGAGGCGCTGCGTGCGCTCGAGGCCCGCGTCCGTGACGCCGAGGCCTGA
- a CDS encoding 50S ribosomal protein L25/general stress protein Ctc yields MADAKLTATTRTEFGKGAARRLRRAGQTPAVVYGHGIEPMHLALNAHETFLALRTANALLEIAVEGEAKPILALPKQITRDPILPAIEHLDLILVKAGEKVTVDVQLILVGEAESGTLVNQDLVALSVLAPATDIPTEFEVSVQGLEVGAQILVSDIVLPEGVETAIEGDTLVLSVVPAPVAVLETEGEGDAAEAEAEAAE; encoded by the coding sequence ATGGCAGACGCCAAGCTTACCGCCACCACCCGTACCGAGTTCGGCAAGGGCGCCGCCCGCCGCCTGCGCCGCGCCGGCCAGACTCCCGCCGTCGTCTACGGCCACGGCATCGAGCCGATGCACCTGGCGCTCAACGCCCACGAGACCTTCCTGGCGCTGCGCACCGCCAACGCCCTGCTGGAGATCGCCGTCGAGGGTGAGGCCAAGCCGATCCTCGCGCTGCCCAAGCAGATCACCCGCGACCCGATCCTCCCCGCGATCGAGCACCTCGACCTCATCCTCGTGAAGGCCGGCGAGAAGGTCACCGTCGACGTCCAGCTCATCCTGGTCGGCGAGGCCGAGAGCGGCACCCTCGTGAACCAGGATCTCGTCGCCCTGTCGGTCCTGGCTCCGGCCACCGACATTCCCACCGAGTTCGAGGTCTCCGTCCAGGGCCTCGAGGTCGGCGCCCAGATCCTCGTCTCCGACATCGTCCTCCCCGAGGGTGTCGAGACCGCGATCGAGGGTGACACCCTGGTCCTGTCCGTCGTTCCTGCTCCCGTCGCGGTTCTCGAAACCGAGGGCGAGGGTGACGCCGCCGAGGCTGAGGCCGAAGCTGCCGAGTGA
- a CDS encoding LacI family DNA-binding transcriptional regulator codes for MASNGAPRISMREVAALAKVSIGTVSNVLNNPDRVLPATRERVERAIAETGWVPNQQAQQLRAGHGRTVGLAVMDVTNPFFADLLRGAQSTLSEHGYTATIGDADNDPARQTAILRSFLEQRVRGVILGPIGNSPGEVDELTRAGIHTVLVDRITTTSETCTVGVDDVAGGRIAVEHLTERGHRRIAFAGGPSTLVQVRDRMEGALQAAEAAGATLITISVPILEFAGGRRAADEIALMPLEERPTAVFCANDLVAIGLLQGLIAVGLRVPDDIAIVGYDDIEFAAAAAVPLSSVAQPRRDLGTTAARLLVAEFEQGAEHRHEAVTFTPELSVRASSAHRVN; via the coding sequence ATGGCCAGCAACGGGGCACCCCGGATCAGCATGCGTGAGGTCGCCGCGTTGGCGAAGGTGTCGATCGGCACCGTGTCCAATGTCCTCAACAACCCCGACCGGGTTCTGCCCGCGACCCGCGAGCGAGTGGAGCGCGCTATCGCCGAGACCGGCTGGGTGCCGAACCAGCAGGCCCAGCAGCTGCGCGCCGGGCACGGCCGCACCGTCGGCCTCGCCGTCATGGACGTCACGAACCCGTTCTTCGCCGACCTGTTGCGCGGCGCGCAGTCGACGCTGTCCGAGCACGGCTACACCGCCACCATCGGCGACGCCGACAACGATCCCGCGCGGCAGACGGCGATCCTGCGCAGCTTCCTGGAACAGCGCGTGCGCGGCGTGATCCTCGGCCCCATCGGCAACTCCCCCGGCGAGGTCGACGAACTGACCCGCGCCGGCATCCACACGGTGCTGGTCGACCGGATCACGACCACCTCGGAGACCTGCACCGTCGGCGTCGACGACGTGGCCGGCGGCAGGATCGCCGTCGAGCACCTCACCGAGCGGGGCCACCGCCGCATCGCGTTCGCGGGCGGCCCGTCGACGCTGGTGCAGGTGCGCGACCGCATGGAGGGCGCCCTGCAGGCTGCCGAGGCGGCCGGCGCGACCCTGATCACCATCTCCGTCCCGATCCTGGAGTTCGCGGGCGGACGCCGCGCCGCGGACGAGATCGCGCTGATGCCGCTCGAGGAGCGCCCCACCGCCGTCTTCTGCGCCAACGACCTCGTCGCCATCGGCCTCCTCCAGGGCCTGATCGCCGTCGGGCTGCGGGTGCCCGACGACATCGCGATCGTCGGCTACGACGACATCGAGTTCGCCGCCGCTGCCGCCGTGCCGCTCTCCAGCGTCGCCCAGCCCCGCCGCGACCTCGGCACCACCGCGGCCCGGCTGCTGGTGGCCGAGTTCGAGCAGGGCGCGGAGCACCGCCACGAGGCCGTCACGTTCACCCCCGAACTGTCCGTGCGCGCCTCGAGCGCCCACCGCGTGAACTGA
- the rhaI gene encoding L-rhamnose isomerase, with amino-acid sequence MTTFASITDQLAQQAIEVPSWAYGNSGTRFRVFGTPGTPRTVFEKLADAAQVNAYTGLAPKVALHYPWDRVDNWAEVVDYAAEVGVGLGTVNSNTFQDAEYKFGSLAHHDAAVRQKAIDHHLECIDVMNQIGSQDLKIWLADGTNYPGQGDIRRRQDWLADSLAKIYAHIGEDQRLVLEYKFFEPSFYHTDVPDWGTSYTQVAALGERAVVCLDTGHHAPGTNIEFIVAQLLRLGKLGSFDFNSRFYADDDLIVGAADPFQLFRILWEVRRGNGFAPETGVAFMLDQCHNIEDKIPGQIRSVLNVQEMTARVLLVDTEALEAAQVAGDVLGANAILMDAFYTDVRPDLAAWRESRGFPADPMKAFADSGYLAKIAEERVGGVQAGWGA; translated from the coding sequence ATGACGACCTTTGCTTCCATCACCGACCAACTCGCGCAGCAGGCCATCGAGGTTCCCTCATGGGCCTACGGAAACTCGGGCACCCGCTTCCGGGTCTTCGGGACACCGGGCACCCCGCGCACGGTCTTCGAGAAGCTCGCCGATGCCGCCCAGGTGAACGCCTACACGGGCCTCGCCCCCAAGGTCGCCCTCCACTACCCCTGGGACAGGGTCGACAACTGGGCCGAGGTCGTCGACTACGCGGCCGAGGTCGGCGTCGGGCTGGGCACCGTCAACTCCAACACCTTCCAGGATGCCGAGTACAAGTTCGGCAGCCTCGCGCACCACGACGCGGCTGTCCGCCAGAAGGCGATCGACCACCACCTCGAGTGCATCGACGTCATGAACCAGATCGGCTCCCAGGACCTCAAGATCTGGCTCGCCGACGGCACCAACTACCCGGGTCAGGGCGACATCCGCCGCCGGCAGGACTGGCTGGCCGACTCGCTGGCGAAGATCTACGCCCACATCGGCGAGGACCAGCGCCTCGTGCTCGAGTACAAGTTCTTCGAGCCGTCGTTCTACCACACCGATGTTCCGGACTGGGGCACGTCGTACACCCAGGTCGCCGCTCTCGGTGAGCGCGCCGTCGTCTGCCTCGACACCGGGCACCACGCCCCCGGCACCAACATTGAGTTCATCGTCGCGCAGCTGCTGCGCCTCGGGAAGCTCGGCTCGTTCGACTTCAATTCCCGCTTCTACGCCGATGATGACCTGATCGTCGGCGCGGCCGACCCGTTCCAGCTGTTCCGCATCCTGTGGGAGGTGCGCCGCGGCAACGGCTTCGCCCCTGAGACGGGCGTCGCGTTCATGCTCGACCAGTGCCACAACATCGAGGACAAGATCCCCGGCCAGATCCGCTCCGTGCTCAACGTGCAGGAGATGACGGCGCGGGTGCTGCTCGTCGACACGGAGGCCCTCGAGGCGGCCCAGGTTGCTGGCGACGTGCTGGGCGCCAACGCCATCCTCATGGACGCCTTCTACACCGACGTGCGCCCGGACCTGGCGGCGTGGCGCGAGAGCCGCGGTTTCCCGGCCGACCCGATGAAGGCGTTCGCGGATTCCGGCTACCTGGCGAAGATCGCCGAGGAGCGGGTGGGCGGCGTTCAGGCCGGTTGGGGGGCCTGA